The sequence ccgcgtatcctttatttaatccaagatgatacttgtatagcatgccaagttagcaccacatcattttTCTTAGCCTAGTCAAcaaagtctggtctgccctacacttcttgaaccatgcattatgatgttgtcaagtctgacacagtgattgtacaataaagcctttcccatagaAAGATAGTTCATGAAAATCAGCATCTCCTTTTCAGtttaatccatctctcgaaagctgttctcttttcatcttaactccgatttaggcgattcttgcgtctaaatatttctaaaatcatccctatccaaccatagtatttttaaagtgttttgatgatatttggtatgtttttcttagtgttttcctttgtgttgtttgtcggtagttctcgcgattagtcgataacgttccgaagcagttcgagggacttcaagaccaagattttaacaacattgagcagcattgggaaaaaggcaagtgtccttgatcattttgaacctatgtttttaaatattttgttttacaaaattgcatgcagtgtcaatatgatgggtagtctcttatgttagggttttctctagattttcccttatcattttttggaacctagatggtttatggttaggtgtcttttatgggtagattgcttagccatgcttttgagatattgggaagtgtcatatacttgactaatgaacatatgcaacaatagtggttaattggttaatggtctagcaacatggaaccttaggccttgagcaaagtagttttgatggttgtcatggttatgatattgatttagtgtttgctcaagtaacctaagtaacgATCGGTTCgtcgacaacccaagaagtaacgtaccaaccacgaggcagatatgggtaaggcgtgacatactgattagagtctatccagtgtgtgttgggtcagcacaaaagggggcttctaggtaggagcttagcttgcgtaaagcctggcggtgaaacctagtgggcagacacatactggattagtctctggttagtggcaaatgtcatgcagtgattcttggcagcacatcactggcgtgtgttaagtgtttcacgaacacggcaatatggaattcactgactcgtggagaaagctagacaacctctgcagagtgtaaaactgttataacagccgtgctcacggatatgagagacttgaatcctcacatgattagtgagttgtggttatgggttttgttgtggttatggttctggtacagggagtactagatggttgtgtttatggttctggtacagggagtactagatagttgtggttatggttctggtacagggagtactagatggtttttgttatagtacagggagtactagaaggttatggtgagcaaggtggggagccttatatgctggatgctgaactatttgggttacattcacttaataattgcttaatgcttttgagtccaaatatgtttttattactcgcatttacacaaatataccatgtgttagcctattcttggtataagcctgcatatcattactttcctccacttgctgagcgcgtcgtGTGCTCACAcatgctattttccctacaccatgcgacatgtgtgttgctgctcagtgagtgaagatattgaagattatcaagacgaggttgtgacgttctatgcgcgtgtctcctggtcagttgcctacggtgttgttgggcaccagtgcttctgttccgctgcagatatcttcatagaagacaatatatgtcaattgttgtaagagtttaacgtttattatataaaagtattacttttgttacttcacctgtgacgtccttatgtgtgtcgaacatcctgagcacacataagccgcatctggttatccgttaaaaccgggtgtgacaaaaaCCCGACGAGCTCACACATTCCCATGGACAAGCatacaaacaaaatatatgaaCTTGACCAAATGGGCAGACACTACAGTGAGGCGTGGATCTAAACATTAGTTCAGCATTCATTTCTCAACAATGCGCACATCAAATTGCCCCATAGTTTGCAAGAACAGCTGCCCTTGCAGAGCTCATCATATCAACAAGCTAAATTGAAGCACGGCGACCGCCACTGCCATGAGGCTCTACCGCAACGTATCCCGCCACCCCCAACGGAGAAGACGATGGCAAGCAGTAGGGTGGGCACCTTCTCCACTGGACCTAATCTACACTGGCGTGCACACCTTCTCCACCAGATCCCGCCGCCCTCACAGCGTATCTCGCCACCTCTGAGAGTGGGAGGAGGCTAGTGGGGGAGGAGGTCGGAGGGAAGGAGACCGGAGGGGAGGCCGAAGGAGAGATtgaatgagagagagatgggggtGAGGACATGAGAAGTGAGGACGTGAGGGTGAGAGACCGAGAGGATAAGGTGGACGCGCCTAAGTCGTGACTGACCCGAGCGGACGCCAGCACGAGCTAAGAATCGATTGCATAGAAATATTGAGTCCGATcgtagtatcagtgtcggttcgtaagTAGCATaatatgaaccgacactgatactagttatcagtgccggtttttatcTGAATAGATGAGTTGATGCTTGATATTGCTACCAACCGGCACTGGTACCCTATCATTACTGGTTTTGACTGAACCGGAATTGACGAGGTGACACTTAtaactagttctgtagtagtaaagATTGATGCCCTTTTATTTCTTACTACCTAGTACATAAAACGAAGACTAATTAAGGACAAAATAAAGCGAACATTGTGGGACAGTAAGTTGTATGACTAAATGTGTAATGGGCTTTAGGTTTAGGTTGATCCATTCCAACAACAAAGAGCTTAATTTAGGGCGATGATGATCCATACCCACTGTTTCCATACCCTTGTCCGTCCCCTCCACCAGTACCGTATCCACCCTTTTGCCCACTGCCTCCGCCATCACCGTCACCACCACCAACCGCATCCGAATGACCTCCGAAATAGCCACCATCATTATACCGTGTACCAGTGCCACCACCTGATCCAGATCCATACCCATGACCACTAGACCCGGAGCTGCCATCACCTTGTCCGGCACCACCTCCGCCACCTGAACCTCCAGCATTAGCATATCCACCAGCAAGCCACTCTCTTCCGTTACCTTCACTAGCACTTGAGCTAGAGCCGGATCCTAAGCCAGAACCATATCCAGCTCCGTCGTATTGTCCACTACTGCCactgccgcctcctccacctccagctGTAGCATGGGCCTTACTTATCCCATCCCTGCCCCCTGTGTCACTAGTGTCACTAGACCCAAAGCCACCCCCAGACCCTGAACCGGTACCATTTCCATATCCAACTCCCTCTCCCCGTCCCTCACCTTTCCCTTCAGCAGTAGAGTATCTTGCTACCCGTGCAGCATCGGACAGTCCAATGCTTAGGAGGACAGCAAAACCAAGTCCTACAAGTTTGGTGCTGCCCATTTTGAGTGTAGTGAAGTGAATGCTTAGTTGAATGCCAAGTAAAGATCACATTGGTACTTATATATAGTGCCGAGAGCCTTAGAGATGGTGCTTCATCTTAACAGCATTGTGATAGATCACAAGTTGATATGCACGTATAAAGTAAACAACAACTTGGAAAGCAACCATGGATCGATGAAGATGACAAGAGTAACAGAGCTAATTAGTTGACAATGCCGCGACGACCTAGAAGTTCGTGAGTAGTCGTATTTACATACATATGGCCAAGTGGTATAAATATAACTATTTTGGGGTGTGATGTTCAACAGTTCGGAATCCAAAAAAGGTTGCAAGCTATACTTAACATTGAATCTTCATGGAGATCATAGCTCCAACTTGGATGGCTCTAGTTAGGGAAGTAAACCGCAATTTGGAAGAAATCATGCAGCGATGAAGCAGAGAATTAACAGGATGACTAAGTTGATAATGCAGCAACGACCTAGAAGTTTGTGAGACGTCACATACATATGGTGAAGTGGTATATGTATGTGATGTTCAACAATTCGACAATCAGAGGGAGGCATCAAGACTTAGTAGAAATTTCTAGATGCTCTGTTAACATcgctgtttctttttttcttctaacccgtgttcagacttcagagttcTTGAGGCTCGTAATCAGAGTTGGCATCATCATGCATACCAAGATCGGCCTACCTGCAGATCAACTTGTTTGTATAATATATTCAGGTCAAGAACTTCAGTACATGTATGGCCTCTTGCATGCGTACGTAAGATCTCCCTCGGTCCTGGGATCCCATCGAGACCTGCTAATTTTGTAGATGTAACCTATGTAGCACCGATACAGATACGTGTATCGGTATCGGGTCGATACGGATACATGGATACTCCATTTTCTAAAAACCCCGATACGCAAATAcatttaactattttttttaaaaaaagtaataTAGTGCATAATAAACTATAATAGCATGAACAAATtaccttgttcttgtgctgtttCTTCTCTCTAAGTATCCAACAGCCAATCCAATGATCCAAGTAGCCCACAGTCAAGGctaaataaaaaatgtaaaagaGGGTTCTCAGCAGCAGGAACAACTGTTTGATCATATGTGGGGAAGGGGAAGAAAAGAGTCCTCACCGCAAAACTCAGCATAGCAGGCAAGACTTCCTGACACCTGGGTCCCCAATGAGGAGGAGCTTGAAGAGATAGTCATTGCACAAAAACATAAAATCATCTCATCACATGACATCATAACCCAAGCATCTAATCACACCATCGCACACATCAGCACATGCTAAAGACTTTGTAAACACATGCGCAACATACAGGGACAACACATCTACAACTAAACAGAGAGAAAGCATCGCAACTTTGCAGAGCTCCGAGCAGACGGAGTAAGAGGGACCCAAATCAGCGGACACTGGGCCCGCCACCGCGGCCGGCCACAAGATCGGCCATCTACCCGACTTTGCCCTGACCACGACAGATTCCACGAGCCCGCCACCAACCAAATCGGAAGCAGCAGTATGAATAGAGAGGTGGGGGAGGGGGGCTTACTACTCGGGGTTCATGGTGGCCAGTGAGACGAGGCAGCGAGTCTTGCTCTCTAGGGTGTCAGCACCGGTTTGCTAACGACCGccgagagggagagagcgggCGACGGGTGAGACAAGGCAGCGGGTCTTGCTCTCTGGGTCATCGGCGCTGGTTTGCTAGCGATCGCTGGGAGGGAGCGAACGGGTGGCGGGTGAGATGAGGTGCCGGTTTGGTGGCGACCGCCGAGAGGGAACGAGCGGGTGGTGACGAGAGGGAGCGTGCGGGTGGCTAGCGAGACGAGGGAGACACGAGCAGACGTACGTGCGGCTGGCCATTTAGGTTAGCTAATGGGTCGGAGTTGTACTATTTGGGCCAGGCCGTATCATATAGAAGTATCCCTGAAGTATCTAGAAAGTATccgtatttttctgatttatttttttcgaTACTCCATAGATACGTATTGGTGCCATATCCAAGCTGTATCCCACACAATCTTCGGTTCTCGGCGCAGAAGCAATTTGCTTGGCTTTACATTCATCCCAAGGTATCATTTCTAATACATCTGTTGGACAAGCTCGTACACATTGAGTGCATCCTATACATGTATCATAAATTTTTACAGAATGTGACATTGGATCTATAAATTTTAATCGAAAGCCATATTCAATACGGATACGGCCGTTCCTGCACGTATCGGTGTTTTATAGGACGTAACCTGCAGGAGATCACAGGCTGGGAGGGGAGACTTATATCAGATGCTGTGCGTACTTTATCAGACTATCGGCCTGCAGGCTATCGTGCACATATAGCCATTAATGACAAGTTCCAAGTTGATTTAGTTAAGTAATAAGTCGTCAGATGCACGTTAGTTACCAGTCAGGCCGTACGTGCGTACGTACGTGTACATCGAGCTTGCTTTGGCATGCAGGGCGATGGACGTACGTACGCAACAAAtggcgcatgcatgcatcactGCAAGTTGCAACACGTAAGAGTGCGTGCATGCATCATTCGTCCTCTCTTGCTCCGTCAATTTGCTCTCTCATGCCGACGGTTCCTGCACCGCCCGAAGTCAGTCAACCGAAAACTTCGAGGTCGCCGCTACAATGTCAACTTGTTCTGTCGATTGACGATCACTGGATCGATCGACGCAGCTTGTGTGTCGACTACTCGACTTCTTGTGGTAAACGTTTGCGTAATTAATACTCCAAGCTAGCTGGGCGATCGAGTGGGCGTGGCAGTTGCAGTGGCACTGGATATATCCTAACGAAACGATATCATGCAGGCGTACTTCTTCCCTTTACAATGGAAACGATATCCCTTGCTTTTACAAAGCAACACCACTGAGCTAAACCCTAGAGTTGAGGTGAATACGTAGCTACCAGCTGCAATAAGATCTAAGAAAATAGTTCTCTTAAAAAAAGATCTAAAAAATAGGATGGAGAAGAGGTATGCAATAAGATCTAAGAAAATAgttctcttaaaaaaatatctaaaaaaataggATGGAGAAGAGGTAAAAAGTTGCAAGTAGTGATGAGTACATGATTTCTTCATTAGTCGAGCGCATCGATCTATATGTAGCTAAGTCAACTCGAGCACCGCTAGCTTATTTACTTTCCCTCCTCCACTTGATCTCCTATGGATGCTCCAACATAACTCCCAAGTTACCAGCAACGAGCTGTTAACCTAACGAGCCATGTATCCAGAAGACCAGATCTATAAGTACCCATGCAACACTTCACAATTAGCGCATACATACATCTCATCTTGAACTCTAGCTAGGGACATCAAAATGGCCGGCAGTAAACTTGTAGCTCTAGGCTTCCTTGTCTTTCTGGGCATTGGATTAGCCAATGCTGCAAGGGTTGCTAGGTACTCTAGCTCCGAAGGATCGGGGATGGGAGGGGGAGAGGGCGGTGGATCTGTGAATGGTGCCGGCTCAGGGTCTGGGAGTGGTGTTGGGTCTAGTGATAGTGGTAAGTATGGGGGATCTGCTCATGGAAGTGGTGGAGGTGGGGGTGGAGGCAGCGGCGGTGGACAATATGGTGGATCCGGACATGGTGCTGGATCCGGCTTGGGCTCTGGCACCAGCAAGGCTGGTCCAGACCCGTTTGGCGGATCTTCAAGCGCTAGCGGTAATGGTGGCGGCTACGGGGGTGGAAATGCTGGAGGCTACTATGGATCCAGTGGTTATGGAATTGGTGGTGGCAGTGGCCATGGATTTGGTGAGTCTAATCACGGTGACTTCAATGGTGGCACTTACGCAGATGCAAATGCTTCTGGCAGTGGTGGAGGCCAAGGCCATAGTCAAAATGGCGggagcggtggtggtggaggtgatgGTTCTGCGGCGGGAAGTGGTCAACCTTAGTCCTCTCTTCTATTGATTTCTGATTGATCAATGCCTAGCTGGAGCCTCCTATAGTACAGTTATAGCCTCGATGTCGCAGTGGCAGTTTTCCTCTTTATTTCCCTTCGTGCATCACCTCGCCGTTGCAAACTAATAAATGGATCAAAGCTCCATTATTATGGTAAATGTAGTTGTGTTCGTAGCATGCAACTTGATGGTAGTTTACGGAGGCCGTATATGCAGTTGCACGGGTCGTGAGTACGTGGAATATGTTGGGTTGGTCAATGTATCTGAATGCTGTTTGAATATGCGCGCTCGTATCACCAGC is a genomic window of Phragmites australis chromosome 24, lpPhrAust1.1, whole genome shotgun sequence containing:
- the LOC133907813 gene encoding putative glycine-rich cell wall structural protein 1; its protein translation is MGSTKLVGLGFAVLLSIGLSDAARVARYSTAEGKGEGRGEGVGYGNGTGSGSGGGFGSSDTSDTGGRDGISKAHATAGGGGGGSGSSGQYDGAGYGSGLGSGSSSSASEGNGREWLAGGYANAGGSGGGGGAGQGDGSSGSSGHGYGSGSGGGTGTRYNDGGYFGGHSDAVGGGDGDGGGSGQKGGYGTGGGDGQGYGNSGYGSSSP
- the LOC133907752 gene encoding putative glycine-rich cell wall structural protein 1 — protein: MAGSKLVALGFLVFLGIGLANAARVARYSSSEGSGMGGGEGGGSVNGAGSGSGSGVGSSDSGKYGGSAHGSGGGGGGGSGGGQYGGSGHGAGSGLGSGTSKAGPDPFGGSSSASGNGGGYGGGNAGGYYGSSGYGIGGGSGHGFGESNHGDFNGGTYADANASGSGGGQGHSQNGGSGGGGGDGSAAGSGQP